The sequence GACAAAAATCAGCGAAGATCATGAGATAGCTGTAGTTGTCGGAGGAGGAAAAGTAGCAAGAGAATATATCCACGCAGCGAAGGCCTTTACTCCAAATGAAACTTTTAAAGACTATATCGGGATACATATAACGAGAGCCAATGCAATGCTCCTAATAGCGGCGCTTGGAGAAAAAGCTTACCCGTTTGTGGTAAGCGACTTCAGAAAGGCATGGGAAGTCATGCAACTCAAGAAAATACCGATAATGGGCGGAACACATCCGGGTCATACAACAGATGCAGTTGCTGCTCTCTTAGCTGAGTACCTCCAAGCAGATTTGCTGGTGGTTATAACAAACGTGGACGGGGTTTATGATAGCGACCCCAAAAAGAATCCAAACGCAAAGAAGCTGGATAGGATTTCAACTGAAAAGCTTGTGGAAATAGCCATGCAAAGCGAAAGCAAAGCGGGAGGAAGCGGTGTTGTTGATCCTCTAGCTGCCAAATTCATCCAAAGAGGCAAAATAAGAACCTTAATCATCGGCAAAGACGATGCAAGAAACCTTTTCGATGCAATAAAGGGTAAGCACAAGGGGACTTTGGTCGAGCCGGAAGATTAATCTCCAGAGCCTTTTTATTACTTTTTTGTGTTGTGAATTGTTAGGCTTAGAAGAGCACCCAATTTTTGTTGAATGGCTTTCGGTAGATTTGCCAGTTAAATACGGCACGAACAGTAGTTAATTTTTCCGACTCTTTCGATACCTGTAATCATTAGTAAGAAACTTTTAATATCAAAAAAGTTTATAAAGTCCCTACGCATGAGATATATAACGGTGGTACTCTATGTGCGCTGAGAAAAACTGGAAATCTACTTTGGAAGAAATAAAGAAAAAAACTGGAGAGCTTGTCGGTTCTGCATCAGAGTTGTCTAAGTTTCTGGAATATGTCCATGCAGCTGAAGCACCGAAGGCTCTTGATACAAAAACAAAAGAGCTTATATCCTTAGCAATAGCGGTGGTTGTACGTTGTGAGCCTTGTATTCTCTGGCACTGTGAAGCTGCTATTAAAGCTGGGGCAACAAAAGAAGAAATTCTCGATGCATTAAAAGTTGCCGTGGTGATGGGCGGAGGACCAGCCTTAATGTACGCCACAAAGGCATATGAAATAGCGAAAGAGTTCCTCAAGGAGTAAACATCCAAAAAATTTGTTTCTTTAACTTTTTCAAAAGCTGCATACTCAATACTTCAAACTCAAAACTATCGTCAGATGGTGATGATAACATGAGAATAGTTGTTATTGGTTCAGGTACAGCAGGAAGCAACTTTGCCTTGTTCATGAGAAAGCTTGACAGAAAGGCTGAAATAACCGTAATAGGAAAAGAAAAAACAATGCAGTACTCCCCCTGTGCCCTGCCGCACGTCATCAGCGGTACTATAGAGAAGCCCGAAGACGTTATCGTCTTCCCGAACGAGTTCTATGAGAAGCAGAAAATAAACCTAATGCTCAACACCGAGGCCAAGGCCATAGACCGCGAGAGGAAAGTCGTGATAACCGATAAGGGAGAAGTTCCTTACGACAAGCTCGTGTTGGCTGTGGGTTCAAAGGCAGTCATCCCGCCAATAAAGGGCGTGGAAAACGAGGGTGTCTTCACGCTCAAGAGCCTCGACGACGTGAGGAGAATTAAGGCCTACATAGCCGAGAGGAAGCCGAAGAAGGCCGTCGTCATTGGCGCCGGGCTGGTAGGCCTTGAGGGAGCCGAGGCTTTTGCCAAGCTCGGCATGGAGGTTCTGGTCGTCCGGCGCGGGGACAGAGCAACGACAATGCTCGATAAGGACATGGCAAAGCTAGTCCAAGAGGAGATGGAGAAGCATGGGGTTTCTTTCCGCTTCGGGGCCTGTCCCAGCGAGATAATTGGAAGCCCTGTTAAGGCTGTCAAAATCGACGACGAAGAGGTTGAGGCCGACCTTGTCCTCGTGGCAGCGGGTATGAGAGCAAATGTTGACCTCGCCAAGAACGCGGGCCTCGAAGTCAACCGCGGCATAGTGGTTAACGAGCACCTCCAGACAAGCGACCCGGACATCTACGCGATAGGCGACTGTGCGGAGGTAATCGATGCAGTAACCGGTGAGAGGACCCTCAGCCAGCTCGGAACGAGCGCCGTGAGGATGGCGAAGGTCGCTGCTGAACACATAGCCGGAAAAGACGTCTCTTTCAGGCCAGTCTTCAACACCACCATAACCAAGCTGTTCGGCCTTGAGATAGGCGCCTTCGGAATAACCGAAGAGCGCGCGAAGAAAGCGGGCATTGAAATAGCGGTCGGCAAGTTCAAGGGCTCCACCAAGCCCGAATATTACCCCGGCGGAAAGCCGATAACCGTCAAGGTCATCTTCAGGAAGTCCGACAGGAAGCTCATCGGTGCCCAGATCGTCGGTGGCGAGAGGGTATGGGGCAGAATAATGACATTATCAGCTTTGGCACAGAAAGGCGCCACCGTTGAGGACGTTGTCTACCTTGAGACCGCCTACGCTCCGCCGGTGAGCCCAACGATAGACCCGATATGTGTGGCCGCTGAGATGGCCCTTAGGAGGTTTCACTGAGCGGTGTTTCGAGGGATAGTTTCTCTCTTCCGTCTCAAATTTTCCCTCCCTTCTATTGTCCCCGGGTTAGTTGCATTTACAATAGCGCGCTACCACTACGGTGTTTTCTTCACGATGGATTTCCTCATTGCAATGCTCGTGGTGTTCCTCGTAACTTCCGCAGGGCTCATAATCAATCAGTATCACGACTATGAGCTTGACGTTCTATCAAACAGAACCGACCTTCCCCTCGTGAAGGGAGAGGTAAGTCTAAAAACTGCCAAATTGCTTGGCTATAGTCTCTTTATCCCTGCTGTTCTTCTCGCAGAGCTGATATCCCTCCGAGCTGTATGGATAACTCTCGTTGCATCGTTCTTCGCTATAGCGTATTCCGCACCACCCCTTCGCTTCAAAGCAAGGCCTTTTATCGACTCCTTCACTAACGGCCTCACGTACGGCCCTCTAGTAATGGCACTCATCTTCGAGTCCCTGCGCCTTCCGGTTAGGTGGGCGGTTGTTTACTCCCTACCATTCTTTGTATTCCTCTCAGCTGGTCACATGCTTCTAGCTGTTCCGACAATAGAGAAAGACCTCTCGTCTGGGGCGAGGACTTCTGCGGCTTTACTGGGACAGGAAAGAGCTATAAAGGTGGGAACACTTCTCTTCATTATCTCCTCGATCATGGCAGTTGCTTACTGTCTCCTCGGCTATTACCCCAAGGCCTCGCTTACTTTCTTGCCTTTTATGACCTACTCCATACTTCAGCTCTGGAAATGGCTTCGAGGGGGAGATTGGAAAGAAGCCTTCAGAAGAATGGAAGTGGCTTTCGTCTTCGGTGCTCTGGCGTTCTTGATACCCTTTTTCTTATAAGCCGTGCCGTTAAAATATCAACAAGGTTTAAGTGCTTTCTTTCCAACTTAGGCTTTAGGTGATTTTATGAAAATAAAGACAGAGATAAACTAATGCTCGGCATCGGGACGGGAATACTGTTTGCGTCTTCACTTAGGGTCTTCGTGGCTGGCGCCTATGCAAGCCTTGAGAAGACATTCTTTTACGGTGTGAACTTCCCGTCCGGAATTGGGATAATACTCTTCATCGTGGGGGCACTACTCGTAGGAAGGCTGAGCAGAAAAGCTGGGGCAACCCTAATGGCGGCGTATGCCCTCGTGCTCCTCGCCACTGATGCGACTGAATATACCCACCTCCTCGCGGCATTTACACTTCCTGTCGCACTCTCCCTCGTAAAGGAACTTGAGGTGAAATACCTAACGACGGGCCTCGTAGCTGACCTAGGCCTCCGGGTACTGACAGTCGGGGGTGAACCTGTGGACTTCCCCCACACGAGAGTTGTCCTTGCGGTTCTTGTGCTCCTAGGAGCGTATGCCTTATGGAAGGAGCCCGGGACACTTAAGAAGCCTGGTTTCGGCCTCTACGCCTTCGCAGCTTTGCTTGAACTTGGCTTGATATATCCAAACGCGGTGCTCCGCTACTCTGGAATCAACGTCTATTACCTCCTCACGTTCGTGGGCTTTTCCTTCGTAATCGCTCTCGCGTTACTGCTAGGCCCCTACCTCGCGAAAAGGCAGGACGTTGCCATAACACTGCTTGTCCTCGGCTCGACGACTCTCTTCTTGAAGCCCCTCTCACTAGTAGGCCTTCCGCTTGCCTTGGCATCCGCCATTGCTCTTCTTGAGAGTGCCAAGGGCAGCAGGGGAGGAGTCATGGGTGCAGTTTACCTGTTCATTGTAGCGACTTTGGCTTTGGGCGCATACGTCGGCAGGGATATCGGTTTACAGTTCATGGAGAACAAGCTTGAGGTTCTCATTTTGGGAGCCTCCCTAGTCTACGCCCTCACTGCCTACGGGAAGAGCTGTGAGGTGAGCCTTCCAAACACTAAAGAAATAGTAGGTCCACTTGGTGGCCTAGTGATCGCTTCGCTTATAGTCCTGGCGCT comes from Thermococcus aggregans and encodes:
- a CDS encoding UbiA family prenyltransferase, producing the protein MFRGIVSLFRLKFSLPSIVPGLVAFTIARYHYGVFFTMDFLIAMLVVFLVTSAGLIINQYHDYELDVLSNRTDLPLVKGEVSLKTAKLLGYSLFIPAVLLAELISLRAVWITLVASFFAIAYSAPPLRFKARPFIDSFTNGLTYGPLVMALIFESLRLPVRWAVVYSLPFFVFLSAGHMLLAVPTIEKDLSSGARTSAALLGQERAIKVGTLLFIISSIMAVAYCLLGYYPKASLTFLPFMTYSILQLWKWLRGGDWKEAFRRMEVAFVFGALAFLIPFFL
- a CDS encoding carboxymuconolactone decarboxylase family protein; this translates as MCAEKNWKSTLEEIKKKTGELVGSASELSKFLEYVHAAEAPKALDTKTKELISLAIAVVVRCEPCILWHCEAAIKAGATKEEILDALKVAVVMGGGPALMYATKAYEIAKEFLKE
- the pyrH gene encoding UMP kinase; this encodes MRIVFDIGGSVLVPDRPDIEFIEEIAYQLTKISEDHEIAVVVGGGKVAREYIHAAKAFTPNETFKDYIGIHITRANAMLLIAALGEKAYPFVVSDFRKAWEVMQLKKIPIMGGTHPGHTTDAVAALLAEYLQADLLVVITNVDGVYDSDPKKNPNAKKLDRISTEKLVEIAMQSESKAGGSGVVDPLAAKFIQRGKIRTLIIGKDDARNLFDAIKGKHKGTLVEPED
- a CDS encoding NAD(P)/FAD-dependent oxidoreductase yields the protein MRIVVIGSGTAGSNFALFMRKLDRKAEITVIGKEKTMQYSPCALPHVISGTIEKPEDVIVFPNEFYEKQKINLMLNTEAKAIDRERKVVITDKGEVPYDKLVLAVGSKAVIPPIKGVENEGVFTLKSLDDVRRIKAYIAERKPKKAVVIGAGLVGLEGAEAFAKLGMEVLVVRRGDRATTMLDKDMAKLVQEEMEKHGVSFRFGACPSEIIGSPVKAVKIDDEEVEADLVLVAAGMRANVDLAKNAGLEVNRGIVVNEHLQTSDPDIYAIGDCAEVIDAVTGERTLSQLGTSAVRMAKVAAEHIAGKDVSFRPVFNTTITKLFGLEIGAFGITEERAKKAGIEIAVGKFKGSTKPEYYPGGKPITVKVIFRKSDRKLIGAQIVGGERVWGRIMTLSALAQKGATVEDVVYLETAYAPPVSPTIDPICVAAEMALRRFH